From Microcaecilia unicolor chromosome 11, aMicUni1.1, whole genome shotgun sequence, the proteins below share one genomic window:
- the EIF3I gene encoding eukaryotic translation initiation factor 3 subunit I, protein MKPILLQGHERSITQIKYNREGDLLFTVAKDPIVNVWYSVNGERLGTYTGHTGAVWCVDADWDTRHVLSGSADNSCRLWDCETGKQLALLKTNSAVRTCGFDFGGNIVMFSTDKQMGYQCFVSFFDLRDPSQIDDNEPYMKIPCSESKICSAVWGPLGEFIIVGHENGELNQFSAKSGEVVATAKEHSKQINDIQLSRDLTMFITACKDNTAKLFDSTTLEHQKTFRTERPVNSAALSPIFDHVVLGGGQEAMDVTTTSTRIGKFEARFFHLGFEEEFGRVKGHFGPINSVAFHPDGKSYSSGGEDGYVRIHYFDPQYFEFEFES, encoded by the exons AAACCAATCTTACTTCAAGGCCATGAGAGGTCAATAACTCAGATCAAATATAACCGGGAAGGGGATCTGTTGTTCACCGTGGCCAAAGATCCG attgTTAATGTTTGGTACTCGGTGAACGGGGAAAGACTAGGCACCTATACTGGACACACTGGAGCTGTGTGGTGTGTGGACGCtgact GGGACACCCGCCACGTTCTTTCTGGTTCTGCCGATAACTCCTGCAGACTCTGGGACTGTGAGACAG GAAAGCAGCTGGCACTCTTAAAGACCAATTCTGCTGTTCGAACCTGTGGCTTTGACTTTGGGGGAAACATTGTCATGTTCAGCACAGACAAGCAGATGGGATATCAATGCTTCGTCAGCTTTTTTGACCTGCGGGATCCCAGCCAGATCG ATGATAACGAGCCCTATATGAAGATCCCATGTAGCGAGTCAAAAATCTGCAGTGCAGTTTGGGGCCCGCTGGGCGAATTTATCATTGTGGGACATGAGAATGGTGAGCTGAACCAGTTCAGTGCTAAG TCGGGTGAGGTGGTTGCGACAGCGAAAGAACATTCCAAACAGATCAATGACATTCAGCTGTCACGAGATCTGACCATGTTCATCACTGCATGCAAGGACAACACGGCAAAG CTTTTTGATTCTACAACACTGGAACATCAGAAGACGTTCCGGACTGAGCGACCCGTAAACTCGGCAGCACTTTCTCCCATTTTTGACCAT GTGGTTTTGGGAGGTGGACAGGAAGCTATGGATGTAACAACAACCTCCACCAGGATTGGCAAGTTTGAGGCCAG GTTCTTTCATTTGGGATTCGAGGAAGAGTTTGGGAGAGTTAAGGGTCATTTTGGCCCAATCAATAGTGTGGCATTCCACCCTGACGGCAAAAG CTACAGCAGTGGTGGTGAAGACGGCTATGTCAGGATCCACTATTTTGATCCTCAGTACTTTGAATTTGAGTTTGAGTCTTGA
- the LOC115480749 gene encoding myotubularin-related protein 9-like isoform X1 has protein sequence MELSELIKTTQVDNVLLSRPLVPPVKGTLCITSHHLLLSAQAEGEKDSLELWLLHRNVDTVEKSVQNLGLYHSNRTKSFQQETRFPSSSGTITLKCKDLQMIRLDFPGMEECLDVANSIEALSSLESVMLMYPFYFRPEGWKLEEGWDFYSLEDYYQPITADTDAWRLSTVNKDFTVSPSYPPLLIVPKAIDDESLKANANFRHGGRFPVLSYYHKKNGMVMLRSSQPMIGPNGKRCKEDEILLSAVLDGGERGYIIDTRSPQAAKQARMKGGGTETKANYPYWKRLHRPLERGRSLQESFIKLMEACNEQSQNMDRWLGKLEASKWLSHVKDSLSTACLAAQCLEREEACVLVHGSEGTDTTLIVTALAQVILDPDYRTISGFQALIEREWIQAGHPFQLRCSRAAYSHSRVKHEAPIFLLFMDCCWQLGRQFPFSMEFNEHFLSSLIQNAYASEYGTFLCNNEKERCLCALKEKTHSLWCRMNHPSERRKFLNPLYERNTLVIWPSVEPQSMQLWTGFFLQWMIPTDHITRAQAEIWRLVDLTVA, from the exons ATGGAGCTGTCAGAACTGATCAAGACCACCCAGGTGGACAATGTACTGCTGTCCCGTCCCTTAGTGCCACCAGTCAAAGGGACCCTGTGCATCACCAGCCATCATCTACTGCTGTCTGCTCAGGCTGAGGGGGAAAAGGACAGTCTGGAACTGTGGCTTCTGCATCGCAACGTGGACACTGTGGAAAAGAG TGTTCAGAATCTAGGCCTGTATCACAGCAACCGGACAAAAAGTTTCCAGCAGGAGACCAG GTTTCCAAGTTCCTCTGGAACAATTACCTTGAAGTGTAAAGATCTGCAGATGATCCGACTGGATTTTCCTGGCATGGAGGAGTGTCTGGATGTTGCTAATTCTATTGAG gccttgtCTTCTCTGGAGTCTGTTATGTTGATGTACCCCTTCTACTTCAGACCTGAAGGTTGGAAACTGGAGGAAGGCTGGGACTTTTACTCCTTAGAAGATTATTACCAGCCAATTACAGCAGAT ACAGATGCTTGGAGGTTGAGTACTGTTAACAAGGATTTCACTGTCAGTCCCAGTTACCCACCTCTCCTCATTGTTCCTAAAGCCATAGACGACGAATCCCTGAAGGCAAATGCCAACTTCCGGCACGGAGGCCGATTCCCTGTTCTTAGCTATTATCACAAGAAGAATGGAATG GTCATGTTAcgcagcagccagccaatgataGGCCCCAACGGGAAACGATGCAAAGAGGATGAAATTCTGCTGAGTGCTGTGCTCGACGGAGGGGAGCGGGGATACATCATCGACACACGATCGCCTCAGGCAGCCAAGCAGGCAAGGATGAAGGGCGGCGGGACTGAGACCAAGGCAAATTATCCATATTGGAAGAGATTACACAGGCCCCTGGAAAG GGGTCGCTCACTCCAGGAAAGCTTCATCAAGCTGATGGAGGCCTGCAATGAACAGTCGCAGAACATGGATCGATGGCTGGGCAAGCTGGAGGCTTCCAAATGGCTGAGTCATGTGAAGGACTCGCTGAGTACGGCCTGCCTGGCCGCACAGTGCTTGGAGAG GGAGGAGGCCTGTGTGTTGGTGCATGGATCAGAAGGCACAGATACAACTTTAATAGTGACAGCTCTGGCCCAAGTCATTCTGGACCCAGACTACAGGACAATCTCAGGATTCCAGGCACTGATAGAGCGGGAGTGGATACAG GCAGGTCACCCGTTCCAGCTGCGCTGTTCCCGAGCTGCTTACTCCCACTCCCGCGTGAAACACGAGGCccccatcttcctcctcttcaTGGATTGCTGCTGGCAGCTGGGTCGCCAGTTTCCATTCTCTATGGAATTTAATGAGCACTTCCTCAGCTCTCTTATCCAGAACGCTTACGCCTCAGAATATGGGACCTTTCTATGCAACAATGAGAAAGAGAG GTGTCTCTGTGCATTGAAAGAAAAAACTCACTCACTCTGGTGCCGGATGAATCACCCCTCTGAGCGTAGGAAGTTCCTGAATCCTCTATACGAGAGGAACACCCTTGTTATCTGGCCTTCTGTTGAGCCTCAGAGTATGCAGCTTTGGACGG GTTTCTTCCTTCAGTGGATGATCCCTACAGATCACATAACCCGTGCCCAGGCAGAAATCTGGCGACTGGTTGACTTGACTGTTGCTTAA
- the LOC115480749 gene encoding myotubularin-related protein 9-like isoform X2: MELSELIKTTQVDNVLLSRPLVPPVKGTLCITSHHLLLSAQAEGEKDSLELWLLHRNVDTVEKRFPSSSGTITLKCKDLQMIRLDFPGMEECLDVANSIEALSSLESVMLMYPFYFRPEGWKLEEGWDFYSLEDYYQPITADTDAWRLSTVNKDFTVSPSYPPLLIVPKAIDDESLKANANFRHGGRFPVLSYYHKKNGMVMLRSSQPMIGPNGKRCKEDEILLSAVLDGGERGYIIDTRSPQAAKQARMKGGGTETKANYPYWKRLHRPLERGRSLQESFIKLMEACNEQSQNMDRWLGKLEASKWLSHVKDSLSTACLAAQCLEREEACVLVHGSEGTDTTLIVTALAQVILDPDYRTISGFQALIEREWIQAGHPFQLRCSRAAYSHSRVKHEAPIFLLFMDCCWQLGRQFPFSMEFNEHFLSSLIQNAYASEYGTFLCNNEKERCLCALKEKTHSLWCRMNHPSERRKFLNPLYERNTLVIWPSVEPQSMQLWTGFFLQWMIPTDHITRAQAEIWRLVDLTVA; this comes from the exons ATGGAGCTGTCAGAACTGATCAAGACCACCCAGGTGGACAATGTACTGCTGTCCCGTCCCTTAGTGCCACCAGTCAAAGGGACCCTGTGCATCACCAGCCATCATCTACTGCTGTCTGCTCAGGCTGAGGGGGAAAAGGACAGTCTGGAACTGTGGCTTCTGCATCGCAACGTGGACACTGTGGAAAAGAG GTTTCCAAGTTCCTCTGGAACAATTACCTTGAAGTGTAAAGATCTGCAGATGATCCGACTGGATTTTCCTGGCATGGAGGAGTGTCTGGATGTTGCTAATTCTATTGAG gccttgtCTTCTCTGGAGTCTGTTATGTTGATGTACCCCTTCTACTTCAGACCTGAAGGTTGGAAACTGGAGGAAGGCTGGGACTTTTACTCCTTAGAAGATTATTACCAGCCAATTACAGCAGAT ACAGATGCTTGGAGGTTGAGTACTGTTAACAAGGATTTCACTGTCAGTCCCAGTTACCCACCTCTCCTCATTGTTCCTAAAGCCATAGACGACGAATCCCTGAAGGCAAATGCCAACTTCCGGCACGGAGGCCGATTCCCTGTTCTTAGCTATTATCACAAGAAGAATGGAATG GTCATGTTAcgcagcagccagccaatgataGGCCCCAACGGGAAACGATGCAAAGAGGATGAAATTCTGCTGAGTGCTGTGCTCGACGGAGGGGAGCGGGGATACATCATCGACACACGATCGCCTCAGGCAGCCAAGCAGGCAAGGATGAAGGGCGGCGGGACTGAGACCAAGGCAAATTATCCATATTGGAAGAGATTACACAGGCCCCTGGAAAG GGGTCGCTCACTCCAGGAAAGCTTCATCAAGCTGATGGAGGCCTGCAATGAACAGTCGCAGAACATGGATCGATGGCTGGGCAAGCTGGAGGCTTCCAAATGGCTGAGTCATGTGAAGGACTCGCTGAGTACGGCCTGCCTGGCCGCACAGTGCTTGGAGAG GGAGGAGGCCTGTGTGTTGGTGCATGGATCAGAAGGCACAGATACAACTTTAATAGTGACAGCTCTGGCCCAAGTCATTCTGGACCCAGACTACAGGACAATCTCAGGATTCCAGGCACTGATAGAGCGGGAGTGGATACAG GCAGGTCACCCGTTCCAGCTGCGCTGTTCCCGAGCTGCTTACTCCCACTCCCGCGTGAAACACGAGGCccccatcttcctcctcttcaTGGATTGCTGCTGGCAGCTGGGTCGCCAGTTTCCATTCTCTATGGAATTTAATGAGCACTTCCTCAGCTCTCTTATCCAGAACGCTTACGCCTCAGAATATGGGACCTTTCTATGCAACAATGAGAAAGAGAG GTGTCTCTGTGCATTGAAAGAAAAAACTCACTCACTCTGGTGCCGGATGAATCACCCCTCTGAGCGTAGGAAGTTCCTGAATCCTCTATACGAGAGGAACACCCTTGTTATCTGGCCTTCTGTTGAGCCTCAGAGTATGCAGCTTTGGACGG GTTTCTTCCTTCAGTGGATGATCCCTACAGATCACATAACCCGTGCCCAGGCAGAAATCTGGCGACTGGTTGACTTGACTGTTGCTTAA